Proteins encoded by one window of Myxococcus guangdongensis:
- a CDS encoding cysteine hydrolase family protein, whose translation MAKSGARSGGKARATKERRSDTALLIIDVINDLEFPGGEKVLPWALRMVERLEPLARRLRAAGVPVIYVNDNFNHWRSNFRDVYRHCTRKGIRGRPVARALKPEPRDYFVLKPKHSAFFATSLVPLLEHLGTKKLLMAGMATNLCVFFSAHDAHMHEYDITVLSDCCAAESDGDHDLALDQLQRFLGVRVCRADEVKRTRRARKPAHSAKGAGRL comes from the coding sequence GTGGCGAAGTCAGGGGCACGGTCCGGAGGGAAGGCGCGCGCGACGAAGGAGCGACGCTCGGACACGGCGCTGCTCATCATCGACGTCATCAATGATTTGGAGTTCCCGGGCGGGGAGAAGGTGCTGCCCTGGGCGCTGCGCATGGTGGAGCGGCTGGAGCCCCTGGCCCGACGGCTGCGCGCGGCGGGTGTGCCGGTCATCTACGTCAACGACAACTTCAACCACTGGCGCAGCAACTTCCGGGACGTCTATCGGCACTGCACCCGCAAGGGGATTCGGGGCCGGCCGGTGGCGCGGGCGTTGAAGCCCGAGCCGAGGGACTACTTCGTCCTCAAGCCGAAGCACTCGGCGTTCTTCGCGACGTCACTGGTGCCGCTGTTGGAGCACCTGGGGACGAAGAAGCTGCTGATGGCGGGCATGGCGACCAACCTGTGTGTCTTCTTCAGCGCGCATGACGCGCACATGCACGAGTACGACATCACCGTGCTGAGCGACTGCTGCGCGGCGGAGAGCGACGGGGACCATGACCTGGCGTTGGACCAGCTCCAGCGCTTCCTGGGCGTGCGAGTGTGCCGGGCGGATGAGGTGAAGCGCACCCGCCGCGCCCGG